The genomic segment CCAGGCCAGGCAAAGGATCCCCGCCCGACCCTTAACAGCCTGCTGCCAACGGCAGATCTACTGAGTTTTCACTGCCCTCTCACCGAGCACACCCGACACCTGCTGAATGCCGACAATCTGGCACGGATCAAACCCGGCTGTCTGGTGGTGAACTGTGCCAGGGGCAGCATCATTGATGAAGAGGCTGCCCTGAACGCCTTGCAACAAGGGCAGCTGGGCGGACTGGCGGTGGATGTCTTGCCAACCGAGCCACCCGTCGCGGGTCATCCGCTGCTGCAAGCGCTCAATACCGGGCTGAATCTGATGGTAACGCCTCATAACGCCTGGATCAGTCCGCCAGCCCGCCAGAATATCGTTCAGCTGACCGCCGCCAATATCCGCCAGCTCAGCGCGGCTGACCAAAGCCGGTGAGTTTGATGTACATCAGCGCCGTGGAGATCACATCCCCCAGGGCGGTATGACGCTCGACGATGGGCACTTGCAGGTCTCTGGCCAACCCTTCGAACGTCAGATCCAGGTGCACTTCGTGAATATGGTGGCGGCGCTTGCTCTTGACGTAGATTTCCGACACTTCAATAAAACGATTGGGCAGCTTGAAGTTGTACAGTTCACGAATATAGCGATTCAGAATGGCGCGGTCGTATTCGATATAAAACCCGCAGATTGGCCGATTGCCGATAAAATCCAGTAACTTTTCAATCGCTTCCGCCAGCGCAACCCCTTCCATGCGGTCTTCACGACGCAAGTAGTGCACCCGCACCGCTTTCGGGTCGGTCACGGCGTCCGAGCGAATGGTCAGATCCAGTGCTTCGGTCAAACGGATCTGATTACCGCGCACCCGTACCGCCGCGACACTCAGTAATTCGCCTTTTTTTTTGTCGAACACACTGGTTTCGCAATCCAGCACCACCACCTCATCACCATCATATGGATCGGCAAGATGAGACCAACGGCCTTCCGGCAGCATCCGCCGTGGCAGACGCTCTTCTATCCAGCGACGTAGCATCAGAAGTTCTCCAGATGAAAGTGCTGCACCAGTTGCTGCTTGAATTTTTTCACCCGATGCAAGGCATGGCGCAACATGTTGCGATCGACGCTGCGTAGCTGGTTGATATCCAATTGCTGGCTGAGGCCACGATTGGGGGTTTCACTCTCCAGCTGCTGCCGTAACCGCACCCGTAAAAAGAACACCAGCGCATCACGCAAGCCCTGCGCGGTCTCGCTATCCAGAACGCCTTTTTCCGTCAATATAGCCAGCCGTTCGAGGCTGTTGCATTCGTCTATCGCATGTTCGAATGCCAACGCCCGCACGCCGTGAACCAATGGGAAAATCGCCCCTTTCTTGATGTCGATCTTGCCATGATCCTCACGAATGTTACCCAAAAAGGTCAGCGGGGTTTCAAACTGCAACGCCGATTTGGCAAAGCGCGCTGACACGATACTGGAACGCAGGGTCTCCAGTTGCCAGCTGGCCTTGATCGGCCAGAACAATTCCGGATTGCCACACACCGGTTCACCATCCATAAAAATGGCCATATTCATCATTGCATCCGACTTGCC from the Candidatus Thalassolituus haligoni genome contains:
- a CDS encoding 3'-5' exonuclease, which gives rise to MLRRWIEERLPRRMLPEGRWSHLADPYDGDEVVVLDCETSVFDKKKGELLSVAAVRVRGNQIRLTEALDLTIRSDAVTDPKAVRVHYLRREDRMEGVALAEAIEKLLDFIGNRPICGFYIEYDRAILNRYIRELYNFKLPNRFIEVSEIYVKSKRRHHIHEVHLDLTFEGLARDLQVPIVERHTALGDVISTALMYIKLTGFGQPR